In the Gopherus flavomarginatus isolate rGopFla2 chromosome 6, rGopFla2.mat.asm, whole genome shotgun sequence genome, one interval contains:
- the VGLL4 gene encoding transcription cofactor vestigial-like protein 4 isoform X3, producing MIKVRNKTANGDYRKEHRDRSRSPIERAAAPTMSLHANHMYASIPSLTMDQPLALTKTSMDATRTVSSITPALTSVERQQNRPSVITCASANTRNCNLSHCPIAHSSCGSAMQASYRRPSSTTTACDPVVEEHFRRSLGKNYKEPEPVANSVSITGSVDDHFAKALGDTWLQIKAAKDGVSSSPESASRRGQSSPSSHMVNHNHSPSVVS from the exons AAACAAGACTGCCAATGGGGATTATCGAAAGGAGCACAGAGACAGGAGTCGCAGTCCAATAGAACGGGCTGCTGCCCCAACAATGAGCCTTCATGCCAATCACATGTATGCCTCAATCCCAAGCTTGACCATGGATCAACCTCTAGCACTGACCAAAACCAGCATGGATGCAACACGAACAGTCAGCAGCATCACGCCTGCGCTGACATCTGTAGAACGGCAGCAG AACCGTCCATCTGTAATCACGTGTGCCTCTGCAAACACCCGTAACTGTAACCTCTCTCATTGTCCCATCGCCCACAGTAGCTGTGGTTCAGCCATGCAAGCAAGTTACAGAAGACCATCTAGCA CTACCACTGCCTGTGATCCAGTGGTGGAAGAGCACTTCCGCAGAAGCCTTGGCAAGAATTACAAGGAGCCTGAGCCAGTGGCAAACTCTGTGTCCATCACAGGATCAGTTGATGACCACTTTGCCAAAGCACTTGGGGATACATGGCTTCAAATTAAAGCTGCAAAGGATGGAGTGTCCAGCAGTCCTGAGTCTGCTTCAAGGCGGGGCcaatcttccccttcctcccacatGGTCAATCATAATCATTCTCCCTCTGTAGTCTCATGA